One region of Leptidea sinapis chromosome 10, ilLepSina1.1, whole genome shotgun sequence genomic DNA includes:
- the LOC126966550 gene encoding dynein light chain Tctex-type protein 2B, which produces MGDPDLKKSKVSMIDVKSKSNRSTIGFGKSMSRLRVRRQSYGFGGVPGIRPVERTSQIAIEFKRPPLQFFPTYQLDSLYHFRPPAVEKIVNDALDENFTFHKYNVQESPSLAMRLSGEIMRKVKALAFNRYRIISVVTIGQKRAQSYNNAISFLWDHERDRYVNVQREVNSAFIQITVFGVYLD; this is translated from the exons ATGGGAGATCCTGATTTAAAGAAGAGTAAAGTCTCTATGATTGACGTTAAGAGCAAATCTAATAGGTCTACGATTGGGTTTGGAAAGTCTATGAGTCGTTTGAGAGTACGAAGACAGTCCTATGGCTTTGGTGGTGTTCCTGGTATAAGACCCGTTGAGAGAACCTCCCAG ATTGCTATCGAGTTCAAACGGCCACCGTTACAGTTTTTCCCAACATACCAGTTGGATTCACTTTATCATTTCAGACCACCAGCAGTTGAAAAGATTGTCAATGATGCGCTAGATGAGAACTTTAcgtttcataaatataatgttcaa GAGTCACCATCGCTTGCCATGCGGCTTTCTGGGGAAATAATGCGCAAAGTAAAGGCACTCGCATTCAATCGGTATCGAATCATAAGCGTTGTAACCATAGGACAGAAGCGAGCTCAGAGCTATAACAATGCTATATCTTTCTTATGGGACCACGAAAGAGATAGGTACGTGAATGTGCAACGTGAAGTTAATTCAGCGTTCATACAAATTACAGTGTTTGGAGTCTATTTAGATTAA